A region from the Thermanaeromonas toyohensis ToBE genome encodes:
- a CDS encoding PrgI family protein has protein sequence MAYKTPVQLIETVDKPIGGYLTFRQFFYILGGVALATVLSRPFWGTLSFGTAVLTVLVCLAPACALAFYRVGSLGLDDYLWGVLHFSLTPKRWPER, from the coding sequence GTGGCCTACAAGACGCCTGTCCAACTCATTGAAACCGTGGATAAACCAATAGGCGGGTACCTTACTTTCAGGCAGTTCTTTTACATCCTTGGAGGAGTGGCCCTGGCGACGGTACTGAGCCGGCCCTTCTGGGGCACGCTCTCATTCGGGACGGCAGTGCTCACGGTGCTGGTGTGCCTGGCGCCTGCGTGCGCCTTGGCTTTTTACAGGGTGGGGTCCCTTGGGCTGGACGACTATCTCTGGGGTGTACTGCATTTTTCGTTGACCCCTAAGCGCTGGCCCGAGCGATAA
- a CDS encoding VirB4 family type IV secretion system protein codes for MEHDPEDLDPLENVPAPFRLVSPDGIELAPRHVRLGDYYKRVYIMRIVPEYLDVGWLDELWNAPGVEVCVYLVPPPPRSVTKKLTRKMVELTSQYNLEVVKRGSVTNKPELEIAIEEIEGLRRIIHGGEDRMIYACLLVSITARTEEELRLRCQQVEDAVAAAGAKLEVIEFWQEEALRHLMPFGMVPKGGLKRYQYHNLLTGGASTLMPLLTADFSHAGGIFWGFNRHTRAPVFVDLWRPDLMNSHMFILGRSGSGKTVTTMLMALRQAVRGVMAVFLDVEGEYFKLARQFGGFHVRLDPSAEPVFNPLDIRPEWDEYEKREYVDVPGKVREVAALLEAVLENRGEKLDVEGVTALEEALKAEYTERGITRDPESLYHPGGEKLPDGTFAVGKHYKRMPTLSDVAARLERMGAERVAFLLRPFLRTGTLGFFDGETKVDPRDARILVFDLKAVEKDAFLRFYATQVVFMWLWEHLVKGRRQQRKLLVVDEAWTFLRHANSATFLLNGTKRGRKYNTAMVLTTQSFRDFNSEEGRNILAQCPTCFLMRTEPAEAKMVGAALNLSEGCIDFITRRECGKGDGILYVEGEVAAVHFDLAEWERELLGLQPAEPSQFGTL; via the coding sequence ATGGAGCACGATCCAGAGGACCTGGACCCGTTAGAGAACGTGCCGGCGCCCTTCAGGCTGGTGTCGCCGGACGGAATTGAGCTGGCGCCGCGCCACGTGCGCCTGGGGGATTACTACAAGCGCGTTTATATCATGAGGATTGTGCCGGAGTACCTGGACGTGGGGTGGCTCGATGAGCTGTGGAACGCGCCGGGTGTGGAAGTATGCGTGTACCTGGTGCCGCCGCCCCCGAGGTCGGTCACCAAGAAGCTTACCAGGAAGATGGTCGAGCTGACCTCGCAGTACAACCTTGAAGTTGTCAAGCGGGGGTCCGTTACGAACAAACCGGAACTGGAGATAGCCATTGAGGAAATAGAGGGCCTCAGGCGGATCATCCACGGCGGCGAAGACAGGATGATATACGCCTGCCTGCTGGTGAGCATCACTGCCAGGACGGAAGAGGAGCTCCGGCTTAGGTGCCAGCAGGTGGAGGACGCAGTAGCTGCCGCCGGTGCCAAGCTGGAGGTTATCGAGTTCTGGCAGGAGGAGGCGCTGCGGCACCTGATGCCGTTCGGGATGGTGCCGAAGGGCGGGCTGAAGAGGTACCAGTACCACAACCTGCTTACGGGCGGGGCGTCGACCCTCATGCCGCTGCTCACGGCCGACTTCAGCCATGCGGGAGGCATATTCTGGGGGTTCAACCGGCACACGCGCGCGCCGGTCTTCGTGGACCTGTGGCGTCCCGACCTCATGAACTCCCACATGTTCATTCTCGGCCGCAGCGGGTCCGGTAAGACGGTGACCACTATGCTTATGGCGCTCAGGCAGGCGGTCAGGGGCGTCATGGCAGTATTCCTGGACGTAGAGGGGGAGTACTTCAAGCTGGCGCGGCAGTTCGGCGGGTTCCACGTAAGGCTGGATCCCTCTGCGGAACCTGTGTTCAACCCGCTCGACATAAGGCCCGAGTGGGATGAATACGAGAAGAGGGAATACGTGGACGTGCCGGGGAAGGTGCGGGAGGTAGCGGCGCTTTTAGAAGCCGTCCTCGAGAACAGGGGCGAAAAGCTGGACGTGGAAGGGGTCACCGCGCTGGAAGAGGCGCTGAAGGCGGAGTACACGGAGAGGGGCATAACCAGGGACCCGGAGAGCCTGTACCACCCCGGAGGAGAAAAGCTGCCGGATGGTACTTTTGCCGTAGGTAAGCACTACAAGAGGATGCCCACTCTGAGCGACGTTGCCGCGCGGCTGGAAAGGATGGGGGCCGAAAGGGTGGCCTTCCTCCTCAGGCCGTTCCTGCGGACGGGCACCCTGGGGTTCTTCGACGGGGAGACGAAGGTCGACCCGCGGGACGCCCGGATACTCGTCTTCGACCTGAAGGCGGTGGAGAAGGACGCCTTCCTGAGGTTCTACGCGACGCAGGTCGTTTTCATGTGGCTGTGGGAGCACCTGGTGAAGGGGCGCAGGCAGCAGAGGAAGCTCCTAGTAGTGGATGAGGCGTGGACGTTCCTGCGGCACGCCAACTCCGCTACGTTCCTGCTCAACGGCACCAAGCGCGGCCGCAAGTACAACACGGCCATGGTCCTCACGACACAGTCCTTCAGGGACTTCAACAGCGAGGAGGGCAGGAACATACTGGCGCAGTGCCCGACGTGCTTCCTCATGCGGACGGAACCGGCGGAGGCGAAGATGGTGGGCGCGGCGCTGAACCTGTCTGAAGGCTGTATAGACTTTATCACCCGCAGGGAGTGCGGCAAGGGCGACGGCATCCTGTACGTGGAGGGCGAGGTGGCTGCCGTGCACTTTGACCTTGCCGAGTGGGAGCGGGAGTTGCTGGGGCTGCAGCCGGCGGAACCCAGCCAGTTCGGGACGTTGTAG
- a CDS encoding pilin yields the protein MTTGFNRRWVWLRSVLARLVLLVSAVLVCVSFSGIAHAAGLDVLGFGQETPYDYAAQLAEKLKSFGHLAAGFVGVAAFAVFIAAAYMFITGGGNEGRVEKAKKAMFFALVGIGVALMAELAVQFMVGVLAPGSGQASLPPYPQEQPQKFGQPLPAWQDVMRNEFATILGSMFGKIAAIPIQLLAWLLFTLIGAKYPYVLIYNQQDDPRHKLYYAGPFSDSEWVLIGKWYVIFSGLVGAFIMLAIVISAYRLLVTVKDNPGEYAEAKMSILYCIASLFMVMCAPLMFKVAGDINNGIVEFLYRLVTSVPAVGKVPDLISPQDIISWNQTLVNNPIGYAFVVLAAAGLTLTINVIYIVRHFVLLVFLVMTPVFAATYAVSRSKKVFNLWIGEILTNLFMQTVHAFVWTLFIVFHKFWAGPPVAPPFPPNAPPFP from the coding sequence GTGACCACAGGGTTTAATAGGAGGTGGGTGTGGCTGCGGAGTGTTTTAGCAAGGCTTGTACTTTTAGTTTCTGCGGTGCTGGTCTGTGTATCTTTCAGCGGCATAGCGCATGCCGCGGGCCTCGACGTGCTCGGCTTCGGCCAGGAGACGCCGTACGACTATGCGGCGCAGCTGGCTGAAAAGTTAAAGTCGTTCGGCCACCTTGCGGCGGGCTTCGTCGGAGTGGCGGCGTTCGCGGTCTTCATCGCCGCGGCGTACATGTTCATCACGGGTGGGGGCAATGAGGGCCGGGTGGAGAAGGCGAAGAAGGCCATGTTTTTTGCCCTTGTGGGCATAGGTGTGGCCCTTATGGCTGAACTGGCGGTTCAGTTCATGGTGGGCGTGCTGGCACCCGGCAGCGGGCAGGCTTCCCTGCCCCCGTACCCGCAAGAACAGCCGCAGAAGTTCGGCCAGCCTCTTCCTGCCTGGCAAGATGTGATGAGAAACGAGTTTGCCACCATTCTGGGCAGCATGTTCGGGAAGATCGCGGCCATCCCCATCCAGCTGCTGGCCTGGCTCCTCTTTACGCTTATAGGGGCGAAGTACCCCTACGTGCTCATATACAACCAGCAGGACGACCCCCGGCACAAGCTCTACTACGCGGGGCCGTTTTCGGATTCTGAGTGGGTGCTTATCGGGAAGTGGTATGTCATCTTTTCCGGCCTGGTGGGCGCCTTCATAATGCTCGCGATAGTTATATCTGCCTACCGCCTCCTGGTGACCGTGAAGGACAACCCCGGGGAGTACGCGGAGGCCAAGATGTCAATCCTCTACTGCATAGCATCCCTCTTTATGGTAATGTGCGCTCCGCTCATGTTCAAGGTGGCCGGGGATATCAACAACGGGATAGTGGAGTTCCTGTACCGGCTTGTTACTTCTGTGCCCGCAGTTGGAAAGGTTCCGGATCTAATCAGTCCCCAGGACATTATCAGCTGGAACCAGACGCTGGTGAACAACCCGATAGGGTATGCGTTCGTTGTGCTGGCCGCAGCCGGCCTGACGCTTACCATAAACGTGATTTACATTGTGAGGCACTTCGTCCTGCTGGTCTTTCTGGTGATGACGCCCGTATTTGCGGCAACGTATGCGGTCAGCCGCAGCAAAAAAGTGTTCAACCTGTGGATAGGAGAGATACTTACGAACTTGTTCATGCAGACGGTGCATGCGTTCGTGTGGACTCTCTTTATAGTATTCCATAAGTTCTGGGCGGGTCCCCCTGTCGCCCCACCTTTTCCACCTAACGCTCCACCTTTTCCATAG
- a CDS encoding M23 family metallopeptidase, with the protein MDDIFERARRQAVSAVRSFLLRRLLASLLSYLAPYLLPIAAAVFMVFTLLLLVAAVYEVMAPMRLLSGVVPAATDEKLVEQYQKLCDEYNVKETWLVPGEAQEGKTYYPGKGISHIGRLADRYHNDRKLALTWGAIHAPSLYWTFANGAEEIPDRIKKVVAEELRPYFYYKTSEVIVISKKTGDVVSRQTVHLLVEACTYTGLYQYYYEPAEEETDEFIIKYERLLDVKQVWENPFQRLDEFLKEHFGEGDRSIELARTAILEAGQAFSRKEKRLAWLISTGANSILAVSAAMVPPELMPFFKEAEKKYGIPWWFLAAVALRESSFDPNAVNKDTKCFGVMQVSPDNWAHYAPLLGFDPEKDKFNPRAQIMVGAYLLYEQGLKDVDWNGNWQERAAPVLAFYVGAGTGEEAVQKAYAMGYIPDIYAYAERFRVFSTAVWPVPSSREITDTYHPEATLLRRAHHGIDIAASLGADVVSVSAGKVETTAWDDTYGYYIDISDGIYRYRYAHLSSILVNPGQDVSPGDVIGLVGSTGKSTGPHLHFEVHDLAVGHTIDPLLVLVK; encoded by the coding sequence GTGGATGATATTTTTGAGCGTGCGCGGCGGCAGGCGGTGAGTGCGGTAAGAAGTTTTCTTTTGAGGAGGCTCCTGGCGTCCCTACTCTCTTACTTGGCGCCCTACCTGCTGCCAATAGCGGCGGCAGTGTTTATGGTGTTCACCCTCCTGCTGCTCGTAGCTGCTGTGTACGAGGTCATGGCCCCCATGCGCCTGCTCAGCGGTGTTGTGCCTGCGGCCACTGATGAAAAACTCGTCGAGCAATACCAGAAGCTGTGCGACGAGTATAACGTGAAGGAGACCTGGCTGGTGCCCGGTGAGGCGCAGGAAGGAAAAACTTACTATCCAGGAAAGGGCATTTCCCATATTGGCAGGCTGGCCGACCGCTATCATAACGACAGAAAGCTGGCTCTCACCTGGGGTGCCATTCATGCGCCTTCTCTGTACTGGACCTTTGCAAACGGAGCCGAAGAAATACCGGACCGGATTAAAAAAGTTGTCGCTGAAGAATTAAGACCCTATTTTTATTACAAGACATCGGAGGTAATCGTTATATCTAAAAAGACTGGCGATGTGGTGTCTCGGCAGACAGTGCATCTGTTGGTAGAGGCCTGCACTTATACCGGTCTTTACCAGTACTATTATGAGCCGGCAGAAGAAGAGACCGACGAGTTTATTATCAAGTACGAAAGGCTGCTGGATGTCAAGCAGGTGTGGGAGAACCCCTTCCAGCGGCTGGATGAGTTCTTGAAGGAACATTTTGGAGAAGGGGACAGGAGCATCGAGCTGGCGCGGACCGCCATACTTGAGGCCGGCCAGGCCTTTAGCCGTAAGGAGAAGCGCCTCGCATGGCTTATCAGTACCGGAGCGAATAGTATACTGGCTGTATCTGCGGCCATGGTGCCGCCAGAGCTGATGCCTTTCTTTAAGGAGGCGGAGAAGAAGTACGGCATACCGTGGTGGTTCCTAGCTGCCGTGGCACTCAGGGAGTCGTCCTTTGACCCGAATGCAGTCAACAAGGACACGAAATGCTTCGGGGTAATGCAGGTCAGCCCCGATAACTGGGCGCATTACGCCCCACTATTGGGGTTCGACCCGGAGAAAGACAAGTTTAACCCGCGTGCCCAGATAATGGTGGGCGCTTATCTATTGTACGAGCAGGGGCTAAAAGACGTCGACTGGAACGGGAACTGGCAGGAGCGGGCAGCCCCGGTGCTGGCGTTTTACGTGGGGGCTGGGACCGGAGAAGAGGCGGTGCAGAAAGCATATGCCATGGGGTATATCCCCGACATATATGCCTACGCTGAAAGGTTCCGTGTGTTCAGCACAGCAGTCTGGCCGGTGCCGTCGTCCAGGGAGATAACGGACACGTACCATCCTGAGGCGACGCTCTTAAGGAGGGCGCACCACGGGATAGACATAGCGGCCAGCCTGGGTGCGGATGTGGTGTCTGTATCGGCTGGTAAGGTGGAGACTACCGCCTGGGACGATACCTATGGGTACTATATTGATATTTCGGACGGGATTTACAGGTACCGGTACGCCCACCTGTCGTCCATACTGGTGAATCCGGGGCAGGATGTTTCGCCTGGCGACGTCATCGGCCTAGTGGGGTCAACGGGGAAATCCACGGGGCCGCACCTGCACTTTGAGGTGCATGATCTGGCGGTTGGGCACACTATAGACCCGCTGCTGGTGCTGGTGAAGTAG
- a CDS encoding flagellar basal body-associated FliL family protein, with product MFSWACVFLLAGCSSHAEKKGPYVTELGPIATNVAEEKRYVRVTLVLETGNEPLPETEVPRIRDAVISLLRRKSAVELADTATLKQELLEVVRRAVGGRVYVQGVYFRELIVQ from the coding sequence GTGTTTTCCTGGGCTTGCGTCTTCTTGCTTGCCGGTTGCAGTTCACATGCAGAGAAGAAGGGGCCTTACGTAACAGAATTGGGACCTATAGCGACCAATGTGGCGGAGGAGAAGCGGTATGTGCGGGTCACGCTCGTTCTTGAAACCGGTAACGAGCCGCTACCGGAGACCGAGGTACCGAGGATCCGCGACGCAGTGATAAGCCTGTTACGCAGGAAGTCTGCGGTAGAGCTGGCGGATACGGCGACCTTGAAGCAGGAACTTCTGGAGGTAGTCCGCCGTGCTGTGGGCGGGCGGGTTTATGTCCAGGGTGTGTATTTCCGGGAACTTATTGTCCAGTAG
- a CDS encoding nucleotidyl transferase AbiEii/AbiGii toxin family protein yields MKDVRPSEHRECYASEAQRRVLSRLFETPFIRDNFFLTGGTCLAVFYLGHRISDDVELFLLREINLLEYTALFREAEKVERVVAESTGYCSYFYEGNVKVNFVWDKFSKDSVPLEYGIGSGLKVKLDSISNIAVNKLCALVSRFIPRDIVDLSVLFKNKVLVPEDFEHIYAAAAQREASLDDLLYVMGLFDEISAANENIVSALKPALKIELSGEDVKVVFQDLGRQLKKMCACQTMKNLLSTRNRLNFKL; encoded by the coding sequence ATGAAAGACGTAAGACCGTCAGAACATAGAGAGTGCTATGCTTCGGAAGCGCAAAGGCGGGTTTTGTCGCGGTTATTTGAAACGCCCTTCATCCGCGATAACTTCTTTTTAACTGGAGGAACCTGCTTGGCAGTTTTTTACCTTGGACACAGAATTTCCGATGACGTAGAGCTCTTTCTTTTGCGTGAGATAAACTTGCTTGAATATACGGCGTTGTTTAGGGAAGCTGAAAAGGTGGAACGCGTAGTAGCTGAAAGTACTGGATACTGTTCTTATTTCTATGAAGGAAATGTTAAGGTGAATTTTGTTTGGGATAAATTTTCCAAAGACAGTGTTCCTTTAGAGTACGGTATTGGAAGCGGGCTAAAGGTGAAATTGGATAGTATTTCCAATATTGCCGTCAATAAACTTTGTGCCTTGGTAAGCAGGTTTATTCCACGCGATATAGTCGACTTGAGTGTGCTGTTCAAAAATAAAGTTCTCGTTCCTGAGGACTTTGAGCATATTTACGCTGCGGCTGCTCAGAGAGAAGCCTCCCTAGATGATCTGCTTTACGTTATGGGGCTTTTTGATGAAATATCAGCTGCAAACGAGAATATAGTTTCTGCGCTTAAGCCAGCACTTAAGATAGAACTTTCCGGGGAAGACGTAAAAGTTGTATTCCAAGATCTCGGAAGGCAGCTTAAGAAAATGTGCGCATGTCAGACAATGAAAAACCTCTTATCGACCCGAAACCGGCTTAACTTTAAGCTTTAG